DNA sequence from the Dreissena polymorpha isolate Duluth1 chromosome 3, UMN_Dpol_1.0, whole genome shotgun sequence genome:
TCCGAATACAAACTAGTCCAGCGGCTTGACgcttagataaacaatttatGCTTGAGGCGAAACTATTAggcaaaaactgaaaaaaaaaacgaagtgGCAAATACAAATTGACGATTGAGCTTTTCGCCTTACGTTTTATTTCTATGATAAGTAAATCATCAAGGTGAATACGTTTTTCATTTGACACGATTTATACTTGTTACtactgttttaatatttattaaaagtaaGTAATTACgttaaacgtttttttaattcagatattcTTTTTCATACCTTTCATATTCAGaaacaaaatgtcattaaaatgtttACCTTCTTTGCGCAGAATCCGAAGTCCGATGGGTCATCACAGTCCCTGCCATCTGGAGGGATTCGGCAAAACAGTTCATGAAGGCAGCCGCTATACTGGTAAGGCAGCAAACAAAACAATTACTGAGCAAGAATCTTTGTATAACAAACCTGGATGCCCCCGGCTGAATTGAGATAGCACATGTCAAAAGAAATGTACAGGTCAAGTGAAGGTTTAGTGTTTAAAGCGTATAAGAAATAGATATAACTCACAACGACAAAACTAGTTCTATTGAATAGAAAATGTTAAGCCGTTTTTCCGGTAGAAGCATACTTGGTGCCTATGTGGAAGATcctaagaacgctcccacagtgggagtCGAGCTTTTGACGTCCTGGTTGCttgacggacaccatatccactacgccaaggCGACCAAATATTTTTCTATTCTAACTTACTTATTTATtcgataattaaatatttttttttttttttttttttaattattttttttttttttttttttttttgttttttgttttttttattcaatatcatacatacaatgtaaacatgtatatgagcatacaacacagtgattgtacaaagcaataaagttcagacatgttatacaagatatgctaatatatatatatttttttagagagaaaagaaaagaacaacagagaaatagttatgaacaatgatgagttgtataaagtcggaagaaagcatactggacttgtgtgttttgttgtatattcacaatgatcttgtccgattgagaaaaaaaaaataataaaaaaataaaaaaataaaaaaaaaaaaaaaaaaaaaataaaaaaataaaaaaaataaaataaaaaaataattaaatattgatatttatcAATTACTTATTGATGTACTCTTAATAAGCCGTCACCGACAATAATGCTTTTGCACCGTTCATTTTTAATAGAGACATTCGCCAGAATACCAATGTCATTAGGCCccattatttcatattttgtgGGCACCAATTAAGATCCTTTTCATATACCTCATCCACTTAGTGGGAAAACATGATACAACTggttattttgaaacaaaaatactgATCGATATTTTGActgttttgttttcagtttttaaaCCACTAACAATTCCATATGAACAATATGGCagcaaataaaaacatattactATCGATTGCCTCTTACATATCAATACACACAATCTGGAAGGTATAACGATGTAGTTGTTTCgtgaattgtgttgttcattcaTATTAAATACTTGTTGAAAGTGTTTTGACTAACAAATCAATAAACCTACCCATAAATGTCTATTTATTTATCAGGCTGGAATCCCAGCGAAAGGACTGGTTCTCGCTTTAGAGCCGGAGTCAGCGGCAATTTGCTGCAAGGACATGGCGCTTAATAACGTGGCAGGCGTCGAAGGTGTCATGTTGAAGGCGTTTGATCCCGGACAGATGTACATTGTACTAGACTGTGGAGGTAAACATAAAATCACTTTCagttcaaatatttgtttgagtTTTCAGAAATAACACGTGTGCCACATTTATTTATCAGTCATCACtttatgtgtgttttatacaCAATTTGAAAGAAAAGGCGTTGCTGGTGTTTATTTTTAACACTGTCTATATTATCCGCCAGGGGGCACAGTGGACACCACCGTACACGAGGTACAGACGGACGGGCGCTTAAAAGAGCTGCACGCGGCAGCAGGTGGTCCCTGGGGCGGCAAACTGGTCAACGACGCCTTCGAGAAACATATTTGTGATATGGTAGGCATGTAGATAAATAAGAAGATATACATTTCTTCACGTAAGGCAAAGTAAACGATTTTTACCACATCGAAATTTGAAGCACAATTTCCCTCATTGACGCGATTTATGCTCTTTGTTGTGCTCCTACTTGTGTCGAACGTTGTATTTGTTATCGGGTCTGTGGTTGTTTATGCATCACATTATTTCCCGACTATGTTACGTTAAATCTACACTATTCTAGTAGTTAACATCTGCTTTCAGGTGGGAAGTGATATTTTTCACAAGTTCATGAAGGAAGACACGTCTCAATGGCTTGAATTCGAAAGCAACTTTGAGGCGAAGAAGAGACGATACGAGGGTAAACAAGACATAACTTTGACCTTTCCCGCATACTTGATTTCCGCGTTCAAAACTGTCAGAAAAATTGAACTGCAGGATCACTTTGAACGAGATTATATGAGAAATAGGATGTGCCAACTCATTGGCAATAACTTGGTGCTAAAGCCGAAACTGATGGATCACTTGTTCGCAAACGCTACTGACAAAATAAATGCTCATATCGAGGATTTGCGACGTAAGGAGAAACTGAAAATTATCTCAACAATCCTGTTAGTAGGTGGATTTTCAGAGTCTAAAGCTGTAGTGAACGCTGTTAAAGAGCACTTTAAGAATGAACTCCGTGTGGTCACGCCACCTTATGGCGGGTCTGCAATCTTGAAAGGCGCGGTTATGTACGGCTGGGATCAAAATATCATAGCCGTGCGAGTTTGTCCATTCACGTACGGCGTGCACACAAGATGCGTGTACAATGCAAACATACACAAAGGATCAACTCCGAAGGAATTCAATGGTAAACGGGTTGTGGACAATTGTTTCCATAAGCATCTAGAGATCGACGAGCCGGTCCTAGTTGGCGAAAATACAACTCCAAGCACCTACACACTCATAAATAGAAATAAGTTAGTTGCTACCTGGAGAATATACAAGTCCACACAAAAGAATCCTGTTTTCTGCCACGAAAAGTCTTGTTCTCATATTGGTACTCTAAGAATTGAGATCCCGCCATCGGTCAAGGAGACCAATATCAAGATGAACATATGTATGACTTGTTGCGGAACAGAGCTGAAGGCAACGGCCTTCCTGCCAGACCACAAGGGAGTCGAGTGTGTAGCAAACCTGGACTTCCTGGACACCAGCAGTCTTGAAAGCGACATGGTTTCCAGCTTCACGGAGTAATCCGCATAGAACCAGCAAGTTATTGTGTATCAACGCAGATTTGATCGTTAACAAAAATTGtactgtgcagtttgcatagcAAAACATTTTAAAAGGACAAATCATATGTAGGCAAAAGGATAACAATGCCAACAGGAATCAATTGGGCAAACATATTAGGTGGTTAACAGAGAATTCAATACCATTTATATCCGGTCAGAAGACTGGTTTAAAGAAGCATTACCATTGTGGCTCAGAATGCTGCAAGTATGACTCCTttattgtatatgtgtatgttcCACCTCGTGTATAGGTATATAATGCAGAACACACACATTAAATCGAGTAAGATAAACATGAAATAAGGTTTTTGACACTAACCTATATCACCGTCTTCCACACTCAATTTTTTTCGCCGAAGTCTCCTAGGTGTACTAGTGTTTCATACTACAATTATACTTATAATAGTTCGACAGATTATTATATCGTTATTAACAATTAACGAGTGTAGTTTTTCTGTCTTTAAATCTCGAAAAATGACGGTAATGCGATGCTAGCAGCAGGTaatgtataatatacacaaattcaatacaaatatgtaaaacacattaatTGTGTCCAGTTTTCTTAGATAAGACACCATTTTTCTTGTAACGAAAAATCATAACAATGCCCATCTCCTTTCTGACATCTTGACCTATGTCTATATGCTGCATGTCTTGTTCAGTGCCATGGCATTTGGGTTATTCAGCTGTTTCTATACTGTAACCATGGAGTATCTCGGCTCCTTGACCAGTCATATCAACTGCTTCTTCACCAGCTTCATCAGTTGTTCTTTCTTCAGGTTCGTCCATGGTTTCTTCTGCCTGCTCAGCAGAAACAATTCCTTCTAAGTCCCTCATATTATCTTCAAGTTCTTCGTATTGACTACCTTCAATATGTAGATCTACATCTGCTACATTCACTTCTATGCATGAATTCTAGGAGTCCTCAATCTGTTTTGTAGAAGCTAAAAAATCCAATCCATCTTCACCATCTTCTTCCGTGTTGCTACTTTCTCAGAACTCACTTTTTACACCTTTGAACTTTTCTCAAGTCCAATATATTCAGTTCCTCCACTTTCATAAACTTCATTCTGACTTTTAATAAGAATCAACAAGTTTCTGTGGATATTTTTCTTATCTAGCTGAACCCATTTCTTTAACTCTGCACACTGAAATATCTTTTTTGCGGTTGATCAATCACTACATATTCTTGTTCTTCCCATCAAATGACACCTTTCATACTATAACATGAACACCCACTGAAATCATAACCGCTTTAACCTTTTTGTCATGctgtttcttgtgtttatcttttGTCTTAGTTACATGTTTTTCTACAATGTGTTGTGCTGTTTTCATCCTAGATCTTAAATCCTTcatgtattcatatgtatatgTGTGGCAAATTCCTCTATTGACTTCTCAAATACTGCATCAATGGGCAGTTTTGGTTTCCGACCAAATATTAATTCATGTCGAGAAAATCCAGTTGAGTCAAGAGGAATGCAATTATTTGCATAAACTAATGAGTTGATATAGGGTTTTCAATCTGTTTTTGTGTACTTTTTCTAGTGTTGCTAACATATCTAAAAGTGTCCTATTACATCTTTCTGGGCCGGCATTCCCTTGGGGATGCTATGGTGTTGTATGGATCTTTTTTTAGCTGTTAAATTACATAACACTCTGGTGATTTCACTTTTAAAATTGGCCCCATTGATCAGAATGTAGGCGTGTCGGTATCCCATaatgtaatataaaattattgtagAATGCCTCTGCTGTTGGTTTGGCTGGTTTCTGGTTTGTACAGCTAAAGGATATTCGGTGTAATGGTCTGTTACGGCAAGTATATTGTCAATGCCACCTTTAGCTATTCCACAGTTCTATATCGTCTACTACACCTGGCCAATAGAATCTCTAGTTCATTAATTTAGTTGTTCTCTCCATTCCCGAATTTCCTACACTGTTGTGCAATCCTTTTAATATTTCTTCTTCGTAACAGTCAGGTATGCCTAACTGTTCAATTAATCTGTCTTGTTTCTGAATGTTTCATGGCCtctctttaaattaaaatgttttaattgttttcttataaTTAAGTCGTGTTTAGAATAAAAATGTGTTGGTATTTTCTGGTCAATTACAGCTTTTCACCATATATCAATAAAACGGATCATGTCTTTGTTTCTGTCGGATGTCTTTAAACTCTTTCTGTGCCAATACATGACAAATGTGTATGTTTCCTCATCAATATGCAAACTAGCCACTGACAGTGTCTCTATTTTTGACCTCACAATATCTAAGTCGCTATAGCATAAAGCTTTGACTGTTTGGTCATcgattttaatgacattttcttGTTCAAGCCCAATTTTTCTTATGGGTTACGACTCATGCCATCTGCATCGGCATTATTGGTTCCAGGTCCGTAAGTTATACTGAAGTTGTATTGCTCTAATGCTGCAACACATCTTTGCCCTGTTGCATCAACCTTGGGTGTATTTAAGATATTAGTAACTGAATTGTTGTTTTCATGGCTAAAAAATCTGAGAACTTCTTAGTAATAACCCACTTCAATGCTAGAAATTCTAGCTTAGATTCGCTATAGTTGCGCTCAGACTTAGTATGAGCACGACTGGCGTAAGCTTTGACTCGCTTTTTGTCGCCTTGCTGCTGATACAAAACAGCGCTTTATAAGAAGCATCTGTGTGTAATTCAAAAGGCAGCTCAAAGTCTGAGTGGGCATGAACAAGTGGTGAGCAAagtatttcttttaatttatcaaatgtaGTTTGTTCAAATTCAGTCATTTTCAGTTCtatagattttttttagtttatttttgttaactGTAGGAAGCAAAATTTCATTCAATGGTCTTGTTATTTTACTAAAATCTTTGACAAAGCGTCGATAATATCCTGCGAAGGCTAAAAAGGATCTCAATTCATCTGATTTCTCAGGTACGGGCcaattttttactttttcaattcAGGCTGGATCCGTTTCAATCCCAGTGCTACTAACCAAGAAAAGTAACTTTGGGTGAAAAGAGAAACGATTTTTAATCAGCTAGTTTCAAATTTCAAGATTTCAgtctatttaaaacaatattgagtCGTTCTAAATGTTAATCAAACGTCTCGCTAAGAATTATAAAGTCATCGAGAAAACGACAAATATTCGCATATTGAGTCCTTGTAGACATTTTTACATTAGGCGTTGGTATGTTGATGGGGCATTTGTAAGACCGAACGGCATCTTATTGAACTCACAAAATCCCTATAGACCCTGCTGTAAACCCTGTTCTTTCTTTATGTTCTTTCTCTACTTTAACTTTATGATATCCTGATTTTAGATCTATTGTTGAAAAATATTTAGCCCCATTCAAACGGTCAAAATTTTCTTCACTTCTTGGCAATGCATATGAATCATTCACTGTCCTTTGATTTAACATCCTATAGTCGACACATAGTCTCGGTTAaccattatttttttcttaaaaaggaCAATATTATTACTCAAATGAGATTTAGAAGGCCGCATGACACCACTAGCTAAGAGTTGGTCAATATGTTGACGAACCTCCTCTATCATACCATGTTGAATTAttattaagggtgtcacggtactccgtgggacggtatatcgtaatagtctcccctCGGTACGGTTCACGATAAGCTTCCGAGTCCgtacggtacggtacggtacggCTTTTTCCATGACGCATTGAAGGGAAGTTACTGTAATTCGCCCCAAAAATGGCGGAAGTTGAATTGAAATCTCCTCCAGCGAGCTTCTAATAAAAATATGGAAGCATTTTGtgttatcagtaagaaagtggtaggcgtttatttcgtataaacattTGCTTACATCACGACTTTAGTCGCTACGAATTTCctaagcaggagctgtaattttgtgattccgctgagaatttcgcaatttctttgaaacaattaaaatcaaatttcaaccactcaaaaatgtgctgtATTGGTTCTACGAATTGCGCTTGGAGTTTTTTACGGCACAAGCAAAGGTAGCCAGTTTGACTAGTTGAttaacacgttttatttttaatttaaataatctatcgaagtaaaagaaacataaagcgtgttcatatttaatcaaagctttagatttgtaaataataataactaattgtcaATTCGTGTACTTTCATTACATTATAATATATGGTGTGTTGTATATTGTAAGACACATACGTAGAAgtcttaaataaaattgaaaaatggttttaaatagtttgtatgttgtttccatctgacgatacgtatcgcgatgcgtattgtatcgtacacactgtaccgcgatacgtatcgtttcgtaaggtgagcgtatcgtgacacccttaattaTTATATGATGTTGTTTTAAAGGTGTTTCATTGATTAAGTCAATCCTGCATTTAATAGCATTACATTGGCAGATATCAGTATCAGATGCAGAAAATATGCCTTCATGTAATTctaatgattattttaattattcgTTTTGTTCATGATTAAGTATGTTCATCAATTCTCAACTGATCAAATTTTTGtgtgaatattttcaaatatttcttcaGCAATGGTGACGGGTGTAAATTCACATAAAACAGCTCTTGGGGATATAGTGACGATACAAGATGTAACATTTGAAAGGGTAACATTCACTTCTGAATATCAAATTTTCTTAAATTGCACATCATCTGGtgaaacatttaattttgatGGCAAATAACTCAGGGTTATCCTGTACAATAGCTGTTGTATCTGGATGGTTAACTTGTTTGTCTAAATATCCCTTAATGTCGATACACTGATTTGGTTTTAAAAGTATTTGTTTGCGATATAGCACTTCTGACAAAAGCAATTCTTGGATTTCTTTTGAATTCTTTTTCTCGCAGTACCATTGTTTTTTAACTTAAGTACCATGGagtgtacatgtttgttttctgtAAAAATTGATCGACTGATTGATACTGGCGATCTGACAAAATTTCCTGCAGAACATTAGTTCACGGAGTACTTGGTGTCAGGTACAACATACCATTTCTATTCTTTGCTTTAGGTAAGCCATTTTAGTTTGAATATCAACTTCAATATACCCTTCATAAGGTAAACTATTCCCATCTGCACAGTCATAGTATATTTGTCAACGGTTGTACTGTGACTGATGATAAATGAGTGttataaaattgttttcaaacaatactCACACAGCTACCTGCGTCAAGTAAAGCAATTGTACTAATATTATTAACTGAAATTTCTGCTTCATTTGTGTCACCAAATAATTGCGGGTCTGTATCCTCCGTGTGTGGGTCCGACCCATCAACGTGCCCACTTAATTGCCTGTGTCCTTGCTGATTACATTTGTAAAAAATGAGCTAACTGTCCTTATTAATAGGAGAAGTCGCCATGGTATT
Encoded proteins:
- the LOC127870870 gene encoding heat shock 70 kDa protein 12A-like; this encodes MDGARAKSRQSSHRKPSAVAAIDFGTTNTGYAYYFRPAQYRPIAANDIEVKKQVPTTVLLSPTKDFVAFGEAAEDQYRNLTVEKKHNEYYYFRHFKMNLHHLPHLSNDITIKDATGKEMQAMTVFKEAIKYVKKELLEKMNGGQTGDISESEVRWVITVPAIWRDSAKQFMKAAAILAGIPAKGLVLALEPESAAICCKDMALNNVAGVEGVMLKAFDPGQMYIVLDCGGGTVDTTVHEVQTDGRLKELHAAAGGPWGGKLVNDAFEKHICDMVGSDIFHKFMKEDTSQWLEFESNFEAKKRRYEGKQDITLTFPAYLISAFKTVRKIELQDHFERDYMRNRMCQLIGNNLVLKPKLMDHLFANATDKINAHIEDLRRKEKLKIISTILLVGGFSESKAVVNAVKEHFKNELRVVTPPYGGSAILKGAVMYGWDQNIIAVRVCPFTYGVHTRCVYNANIHKGSTPKEFNGKRVVDNCFHKHLEIDEPVLVGENTTPSTYTLINRNKLVATWRIYKSTQKNPVFCHEKSCSHIGTLRIEIPPSVKETNIKMNICMTCCGTELKATAFLPDHKGVECVANLDFLDTSSLESDMVSSFTE